One region of Streptomyces leeuwenhoekii genomic DNA includes:
- a CDS encoding DUF4232 domain-containing protein produces MRSRLASRSARAALAVAAAATLTATTATTAASALADSGDTVRKSDVGQVCGTNDLSFTLRQQAEAGGYFLITAKALPGITCYLEGTFPSAGFGSAAATHVTPLEQGVSETIKLSGSTTAYAGISPKSTNSNDGRQFSQLIVAVAGYEADAVTFRLPEPVLVDKPVATNWHTDPADAVPRIG; encoded by the coding sequence ATGCGTTCACGTCTCGCGTCCCGCTCCGCCCGCGCGGCCCTGGCCGTCGCCGCCGCCGCGACCCTGACCGCCACGACCGCCACGACGGCCGCGAGCGCCCTCGCCGACAGCGGCGACACCGTACGCAAGAGCGACGTGGGACAGGTGTGCGGCACCAACGACCTGTCGTTCACGCTCAGGCAGCAGGCGGAGGCCGGCGGCTACTTCCTCATCACCGCCAAGGCCCTCCCCGGCATCACCTGCTACCTGGAAGGCACCTTCCCGTCCGCCGGTTTCGGCTCTGCCGCCGCCACCCATGTGACCCCGCTCGAACAGGGCGTGAGCGAGACCATCAAGCTCTCCGGCTCCACCACCGCCTACGCCGGGATCAGCCCCAAGAGCACCAACTCCAACGACGGCAGGCAGTTCAGCCAGCTCATCGTCGCCGTCGCCGGGTACGAGGCCGATGCCGTCACCTTCCGACTCCCCGAGCCCGTCCTGGTCGACAAGCCGGTGGCCACCAACTGGCACACGGACCCCGCCGACGCCGTGCCCCGCATCGGCTGA
- a CDS encoding ABC transporter ATP-binding protein, with product MKTAHALSGVGSSPLPESDTVIDVRDLRMRYRSQDVLRGVGFTARRGEVVVLLGPNGAGKTTTIEVLEGFRMRSAGEVTVLGTDPARGDERWRARLGIVLQSWRDHGKWRVRELLAHLGSYYAPYSTPLVRRPWDVDELMAAVGLTEQAESRVGTLSGGQRRRFDVAVGIVGRPELLFLDEPTAGLDPEARNEFHGLVRGLADENTTVVLTTHDLAEAEKLADRILILAGGRIVADGSAEELSRQASAEATVRWTRDGRSFEQATAEPTRFVRRLFEEHGEAIGGLEVRQASLEDTYLTMVREWEAGSTPGERTAHAFGEESR from the coding sequence ATGAAGACCGCTCACGCTCTGTCCGGAGTGGGGAGCAGCCCACTGCCGGAGAGCGACACGGTCATCGACGTACGGGATCTGCGGATGCGTTACCGCAGCCAGGACGTACTGAGGGGGGTCGGCTTCACCGCCCGGCGAGGGGAAGTCGTCGTGCTGCTCGGCCCCAACGGCGCCGGCAAGACGACCACGATCGAGGTCCTGGAGGGCTTCCGGATGCGTTCGGCCGGTGAGGTGACCGTTCTCGGCACCGATCCGGCTCGCGGCGACGAGCGGTGGCGTGCGCGCCTGGGCATCGTGCTGCAGTCCTGGCGCGACCACGGCAAGTGGCGGGTGCGGGAACTGCTGGCACATCTCGGCTCGTACTACGCGCCGTACTCCACCCCTCTCGTGCGGCGGCCGTGGGATGTCGATGAACTCATGGCCGCCGTGGGGCTTACTGAGCAGGCGGAGAGCCGAGTCGGCACCCTCTCGGGCGGACAGCGCCGGCGTTTCGACGTGGCCGTCGGCATCGTGGGCAGGCCCGAGCTGCTGTTCCTGGACGAGCCCACGGCAGGTCTGGACCCGGAAGCCAGGAACGAGTTCCACGGCCTGGTACGCGGGCTCGCGGACGAGAACACCACCGTTGTGCTGACCACGCACGACCTCGCCGAGGCGGAGAAGCTCGCCGACCGGATCCTCATTCTGGCCGGTGGCCGGATCGTGGCCGACGGCTCGGCCGAGGAGCTGTCACGGCAGGCGTCGGCCGAGGCCACCGTGCGCTGGACCCGGGACGGGCGGTCCTTCGAACAGGCGACGGCCGAACCCACCCGGTTCGTCCGTCGCCTGTTCGAGGAACACGGCGAAGCGATCGGCGGGCTGGAAGTGCGCCAGGCGAGCCTGGAAGACACCTATCTGACGATGGTGCGCGAGTGGGAGGCGGGGAGCACCCCCGGCGAGCGGACGGCGCACGCTTTCGGGGAGGAATCGCGGTGA
- a CDS encoding ABC transporter permease, with protein MSPVWYAARVGVRRGWTELRQTFTSGQDVFGYVLWTVLLIVPLFLVKDDPLKGAGISAGAFMLPSMLGMTLAFTGIMTTAQLLATEREDGTLLRAKAVPHGMVGHLVGKIVLVSGTALVSMALPFAVGVFLVDGVARQGGEALLTLVWVVPLGLLATLPLGAVIGSLVDSPRTVGLLMLPVMGIVVISGIYFPLSKLPEWLQTVGQLFPVYWLGLGLRAALLPAEAVAAELGESWRHLETAGVLGAWAVAGLLLAPSVLRRMARRESGAAMAERHRKAMQRIG; from the coding sequence GTGAGTCCGGTGTGGTATGCGGCCAGGGTAGGGGTGCGTCGCGGCTGGACGGAGCTCCGGCAGACCTTCACCTCGGGCCAGGACGTGTTCGGGTACGTGCTCTGGACGGTTCTGCTCATCGTGCCGCTGTTCCTGGTCAAGGATGATCCACTGAAGGGCGCCGGCATCTCGGCCGGCGCGTTCATGCTGCCGAGCATGCTGGGGATGACGCTCGCCTTCACCGGGATCATGACCACGGCGCAGTTGCTCGCGACGGAGCGCGAGGACGGCACCTTGCTGCGGGCCAAGGCCGTGCCTCACGGCATGGTCGGCCACCTGGTCGGCAAGATCGTCCTGGTGTCGGGGACGGCGCTCGTCTCCATGGCACTCCCCTTTGCCGTTGGCGTGTTCCTCGTGGACGGGGTGGCCCGGCAGGGTGGCGAAGCGTTGCTGACGCTGGTGTGGGTGGTGCCGCTGGGTCTCCTGGCAACGCTGCCGCTGGGCGCCGTCATCGGCTCACTCGTCGACAGTCCGCGCACCGTCGGGTTGCTGATGCTCCCGGTGATGGGGATCGTCGTGATCTCCGGGATCTATTTCCCTCTGTCGAAGCTGCCCGAGTGGCTGCAGACCGTCGGGCAGCTCTTCCCCGTGTACTGGCTCGGCCTCGGTCTCCGGGCCGCGTTGCTGCCGGCCGAAGCGGTCGCCGCCGAGCTCGGCGAATCCTGGCGGCACCTGGAGACAGCGGGCGTGCTGGGTGCCTGGGCGGTCGCCGGGCTGCTCCTCGCACCGTCCGTCCTGCGCAGGATGGCCCGCCGAGAATCCGGCGCCGCCATGGCTGAGCGGCACCGGAAGGCGATGCAGCGGATCGGTTAG
- a CDS encoding GNAT family N-acetyltransferase: MPLTPHSVRTTTAEDVPRCVQTLTRAFADYPFTRHVLAAENHEERVRRCQELFLVRIAMEYGRSWVTDDCLAVAAWTTPEQDPTPAFAEVGPLVAELAGDRAAAFESAEQALAPHRPSDPVWFLSTVGVDPAAQGEGRGAAVLRPGLEAAERAGFSAFLETSSPRNVRFYERLGFTVTAEVPLPDGGPVTWCMLRKPGR, translated from the coding sequence ATGCCCCTGACCCCCCACTCCGTACGGACCACGACCGCCGAGGACGTACCCCGCTGTGTGCAGACGCTGACGCGCGCGTTCGCGGACTACCCCTTCACCCGGCATGTCCTCGCCGCCGAGAACCACGAGGAACGGGTCCGCCGCTGCCAAGAGCTGTTCCTGGTCCGCATCGCGATGGAATACGGCCGCTCCTGGGTCACCGACGACTGCCTCGCCGTCGCCGCCTGGACCACCCCTGAGCAGGACCCCACGCCCGCCTTCGCCGAGGTAGGACCCCTGGTCGCCGAGCTCGCCGGGGACCGGGCGGCGGCCTTCGAGAGCGCCGAGCAGGCACTGGCACCGCACCGCCCGAGCGACCCGGTGTGGTTCCTGTCCACGGTCGGGGTGGACCCCGCGGCACAGGGCGAAGGCCGGGGCGCCGCGGTCCTCCGGCCCGGCCTGGAAGCGGCCGAACGCGCGGGATTCTCCGCCTTCCTGGAGACCTCCAGCCCGCGCAACGTGCGGTTCTACGAACGTCTCGGCTTCACCGTCACCGCCGAGGTACCCCTGCCCGACGGCGGACCCGTCACCTGGTGCATGCTCCGGAAGCCCGGCCGCTGA
- a CDS encoding carboxylesterase/lipase family protein, giving the protein MHVTVPTTAGRIRGRREGEVSAFLGIPYAAPPFGPRRLRQPAPPQPWTGVRDALAPGHSAPQPGYLPAMAGLLHEAAHPGEDCLNLNVWTPAPGRTGGRLPVMVWIHGGAFRNGSGSLPSYDGARLAADGVVCVTLNYRLGAEGFLLLDDGTANLGLLDQIAALEWVRDNIVQFGGDPDNVTLFGQSAGAIGITALMTMPRARGLFHRAITQSGAGHHSHPPHIGRRVTERLAALAGTEPTRDGLAAVPPERLIAADQALSREIAQAADPGQWGESAGGGTTVLPVVDGTTLPERPVDALAGGAGRDIDLLTGTTSDEFRLFLVPLGIAPRITDEVLHGFLAGLGLQPAEARSVYEAARPGATPGDLLSAAMTDHAYRIPALRVAEARAAHGADTFVYEFAWPSPALDGALGACHMAEIGFVFGNLADPLTGPDAPRELSDTLREAWITFARTGRPGTAGGVLPHWPAYAGRRSVMRLGDGAPAVTEDPAADARLLWRNLRRPVSRTA; this is encoded by the coding sequence ATGCACGTCACCGTTCCCACCACGGCAGGCCGGATCCGCGGAAGACGGGAAGGTGAGGTCTCGGCGTTCCTGGGCATCCCCTACGCGGCACCGCCGTTCGGCCCGCGACGGCTGCGGCAGCCCGCGCCGCCGCAGCCGTGGACGGGCGTACGCGACGCGCTCGCCCCCGGCCACTCGGCGCCCCAGCCCGGTTACCTCCCCGCGATGGCCGGGCTGCTGCACGAGGCCGCGCACCCGGGCGAGGACTGTCTGAACCTCAACGTGTGGACGCCGGCTCCGGGCCGCACCGGGGGACGGCTGCCCGTCATGGTCTGGATTCACGGCGGCGCGTTCCGCAACGGGTCGGGTTCCCTGCCCTCCTACGACGGCGCGCGGCTCGCCGCCGACGGCGTCGTGTGCGTCACCCTCAACTACCGGCTCGGCGCGGAGGGCTTCCTGCTGCTGGACGACGGCACGGCCAACCTCGGCCTCCTCGACCAGATCGCCGCACTTGAATGGGTCCGCGACAACATCGTCCAGTTCGGCGGCGATCCGGACAATGTCACCCTGTTCGGCCAGTCCGCCGGCGCCATCGGCATCACCGCGCTCATGACCATGCCGCGGGCCCGAGGACTGTTCCACCGCGCGATCACTCAGAGCGGCGCCGGCCACCACAGCCACCCGCCGCACATCGGCCGCCGGGTCACCGAGCGGCTGGCCGCCCTCGCCGGTACGGAACCCACACGCGACGGCCTGGCCGCCGTACCGCCCGAGCGGCTCATCGCCGCCGACCAGGCGCTGAGCCGCGAGATCGCACAGGCCGCCGACCCGGGGCAATGGGGGGAATCCGCGGGCGGCGGCACCACCGTGCTGCCCGTCGTGGACGGCACCACCCTCCCCGAACGCCCGGTCGACGCACTCGCCGGCGGAGCGGGCCGGGACATCGACCTGCTCACCGGCACCACGAGCGATGAGTTCCGTCTCTTCCTGGTGCCGCTGGGGATCGCTCCCAGGATCACGGACGAGGTCCTGCACGGTTTCCTCGCCGGACTCGGGCTCCAGCCCGCGGAGGCCCGCAGCGTGTACGAGGCCGCCCGCCCCGGCGCGACCCCGGGCGACCTGCTGTCCGCGGCCATGACCGACCACGCCTACCGCATCCCGGCCCTGCGGGTCGCCGAGGCCCGTGCCGCCCACGGCGCGGACACCTTCGTGTACGAGTTCGCATGGCCCTCACCCGCTCTCGACGGCGCCCTCGGCGCCTGCCACATGGCGGAGATCGGCTTCGTCTTCGGCAACCTCGCCGACCCGCTCACCGGCCCCGACGCCCCGCGAGAGCTTTCCGACACCCTGCGCGAGGCATGGATCACCTTCGCCCGCACCGGCCGGCCCGGCACTGCCGGTGGTGTGCTGCCGCACTGGCCCGCCTACGCCGGACGGCGGTCCGTCATGCGCCTGGGCGACGGCGCCCCCGCCGTGACCGAGGACCCGGCGGCCGACGCACGCCTCCTCTGGCGGAACCTGCGCCGGCCCGTCTCCCGCACCGCCTGA